A window of the Vallitalea okinawensis genome harbors these coding sequences:
- a CDS encoding mechanosensitive ion channel family protein — translation MDQNVMVEFFENIGIGNIELNSNLVISIILILSIWIINRVLIKITHKYMENVQRFYYVKKLINYSSITILLIVLISIWLMSGQSMTTFLGLLSAGFAIALKDLLINFAGWLFIILKKPFEVGDRIEINNSAGDVIDQRIFQFTIIEIGNWVDGDQSTGRLIHVPNSKVFTDNLANFTKAFQFIWSEMSVIITFESDWQKAKKILLEIVDNKEISIIDDAKSQIKEASLKYMIMYKNLTPIVYTSIEDYGIKLTIRYLCDPRNRRSSRHAIYEKILLAFNEEMDIEFAYPTQKIYFNDK, via the coding sequence ATGGACCAAAATGTTATGGTAGAATTTTTTGAAAACATCGGTATCGGAAATATTGAGTTAAATAGTAATTTGGTTATATCTATCATACTCATTCTATCCATCTGGATTATTAATAGAGTCCTCATTAAAATCACCCACAAATATATGGAGAACGTACAAAGATTTTATTATGTTAAGAAATTAATCAACTACTCTTCCATAACCATTCTACTCATAGTATTGATATCAATTTGGTTAATGAGTGGTCAATCCATGACCACTTTTCTAGGATTGCTTTCAGCAGGTTTTGCTATAGCTCTAAAAGATTTATTAATCAATTTTGCAGGTTGGCTATTCATTATCCTAAAAAAGCCTTTTGAGGTAGGCGACAGAATTGAAATAAATAATTCTGCTGGAGATGTTATTGATCAGAGGATTTTTCAGTTTACGATTATAGAGATCGGTAATTGGGTTGATGGTGACCAGAGTACTGGAAGACTTATTCATGTACCTAATTCAAAGGTTTTTACTGACAATTTAGCGAACTTTACAAAAGCTTTTCAGTTTATATGGAGTGAAATGAGTGTCATTATTACATTTGAAAGTGATTGGCAGAAAGCAAAGAAGATTTTATTAGAGATCGTTGATAATAAAGAAATAAGCATTATTGATGATGCAAAGAGCCAAATCAAAGAGGCCTCATTAAAGTATATGATTATGTACAAAAACCTAACACCTATCGTCTATACCAGTATAGAAGACTATGGTATTAAACTTACTATACGCTATCTATGCGACCCAAGAAATAGAAGATCCAGTCGACATGCTATTTATGAAAAGATATTATTAGCATTTAATGAAGAAATGGATATAGAATTTGCTTATCCAACTCAGAAGATTTATTTTAATGATAAATAA